One window from the genome of Nitrospira sp. encodes:
- the casB gene encoding type I-E CRISPR-associated protein Cse2/CasB, whose protein sequence is MSRFIEWLEELNKKDTKVRAVLRRSLAFEPGTFVPAYPYVEPFVKGESDPWRREMHYLVAGLWAAHWREGRPDSLISIGRACAAHQAASGSTSTERRFITLLDSDGDQLPHHLRQMIALLKDQPIDFDALLSGLLYWNDDRRRTQNGWAQDFYRNLEDDTETELTTPEELPA, encoded by the coding sequence ATGAGCAGATTCATTGAGTGGTTGGAGGAGCTCAATAAAAAGGACACCAAAGTGCGGGCCGTGCTACGGCGCAGCTTGGCGTTTGAGCCGGGGACTTTCGTGCCCGCCTACCCTTACGTTGAGCCGTTTGTGAAGGGCGAAAGCGACCCATGGCGAAGGGAGATGCACTACCTGGTTGCAGGTCTTTGGGCCGCCCACTGGCGGGAGGGTCGACCGGATAGCCTGATTTCCATTGGAAGGGCGTGCGCCGCGCATCAGGCGGCTAGCGGGTCGACCAGCACCGAACGGCGCTTCATTACACTGCTTGATTCCGATGGCGATCAGTTGCCGCACCATCTGCGTCAGATGATTGCGCTGCTTAAAGATCAACCCATAGATTTCGATGCGCTTCTGAGCGGTCTGCTGTATTGGAACGATGATCGGAGGCGTACTCAGAACGGGTGGGCGCAAGACTTCTATCGAAACCTGGAAGACGATACAGAAACGGAACTGACTACCCCGGAGGAATTGCCAGCATGA